A genomic stretch from Theobroma cacao cultivar B97-61/B2 chromosome 4, Criollo_cocoa_genome_V2, whole genome shotgun sequence includes:
- the LOC18602083 gene encoding RHOMBOID-like protein 9, chloroplastic — protein sequence MAVVPSCYKMPYKDQNFPIPKVERLTEKSFICGCTAPLEGSTCFSSSCDNRCRGWHPLLISSGILTKADTGNRDRGFNRLQWRLWTLTGVHNTKFHLRTLSRKASPKENSGPGPNESQLRLLESYFGKRQEDAKKTSSVSSGKTVELLDDSGESNTKMGLSSLDAYLGKLDEDSNSRNNVSSSIAGGQNPEGNPVATPFSVSEDVKIDEEAKLRSDVGFRLRDVGSGSKRSQALQQYDEASDLYLISILASINIAVFLFEIATPIRNSDLELFSLPSLYGAKINDLILVGEWWRLVTPMFLHSGILHVALGCWALLSFGPQVCRRYGSFTFFLIYLLGGISGNLISFLHTPDPTVGGTGPVFAVIGAWLIYQIQNKDVTAKHISERMFQKAMLVTALSFILSNFGPIDDWTHFGAAFTGIAYGYFTCPTLQLDDASSRAGQEEQITLVGRNADPCKSLIVFTAFILVFSFLLFLMEPPRNTLPVDDFV from the exons ATGGCTGTGGTTCCATCATGTTATAAAATGCCATATaaagatcaaaattttccaattCCTAAGGTAGAAAGACTGACTGAGAAAAGCTTCATATGTGGCTGCACTGCTCCCTTAGAGGGTTCTACATGTTTCTCTTCTAGTTGTGACAACAGATGCAGGGGGTGGCATCCCTTGCTTATTTCTTCTGGTATCTTAACGAAAGCTGACACCGGAAACAGAGATAGAGGTTTTAACAGACTGCAATGGCGTCTTTGGACCTTGACTGGTGTGCATAACACAAAATTTCACCTAAGAACCTTATCCAGGAAAGCATCGCCAAAGGAAAATTCAGGGCCTGGTCCTAATGAATCACAGCTGAGATTATTGGAATCTTATTTTGGAAAACGTCAAGAAGATGCGAAGAAGACTTCTTCAGTTTCTTCGGGCAAGACAGTGGAGTTGCTTGATGATAGTGGTGAAAGTAACACAAAGATGGGGTTGAGCTCTCTAGATGCTTATCTTGGCAAACTTGATGAAG ATTCAAATTCTAGAAACAATGTATCATCATCCATTGCCGGTGGCCAAAACCCTGAAGGCAACCCAGTAGCAACTCCATTTTCTGTCAGTGAAGATGTTAAGATTGACGAGGAAGCAAAACTAAGAAGTGATGTAGGCTTCAGACTAAGGGATGTTGGTAGTGGCTCTAAGAGATCTCAAGCTTTGCAGCAGTATGATGAAGCTTCTGATCTCTACTTAAT AAGTATATTGGCTTCCATAAACATCGCTGTCTTTCTGTTTGAAATTGCCACTCCAATTAGAAACTCTGACTTGGAGCTCTTTTCCCTCCCTTCATTATATGGAGCGAAAATAAACGATCTGATCCTTGTTGGAGAATGGTGGAGGCTAGTGACACCAATGTTTCTG CATTCTGGAATTCTTCATGTAGCTCTTGGTTGTTGGGCACTTCTTTCTTTCGGGCCTCAAGTTTGCAGACGTTATGGATCCTTTACATTCTTCTTGATATACTTGCTTGGTGGAATCTCTGGAAACTTGATAAGCTTTCTTCATACACCAGACCCAACTGTTGGTGGGACG GGACCAGTTTTTGCTGTGATTGGTGCCTGGCTGATTTATCAAATACAAAACAAGGATGTAACTGCAAAGCACATTTCAGAGAGAATGTTCCAAAAGGCAATGCTTGTGACAGCCCTCAGCTTCATATTAAGCAATTTTGGTCCTATTGATGACTG GACTCATTTCGGCGCAGCTTTCACTGGCATAGCATATGGATATTTCACATGCCCTACGCTTCAGCTGGACGATGCATCTTCGAGAGCCGGTCAAGAGGAGCAAATCACACTTGTTGGACGAAATGCTGATCCTTGCAAATCACTCATTGTGTTTACTGCTTTCATTCTCGTTTTCAGCTTTCTACTTTTCCTTATGGAACCCCCTCGCAACACATTGCCAGTAGATGACTTTGTGTAG
- the LOC18602084 gene encoding uncharacterized protein LOC18602084 gives MAVASTSASKMEEGKQTTGNGGIRVVGRRIFDSESGQTCHQCRQKIKGFLAPCKKLKKKKQCPIKYCCKCLLNRYGENAEEVALLVDWNCPKCRDNCNCSLCMKKKGHKPTGILVHTAKATGYSSVSELLQAKGPESFGYEKIGKDISVSPKKQVASKKESMAASPRKLGKENSFDGDSDSKVDSQNLTSFSNENKSKKMKREGLKELYNGNEDHELSLKKNSPKKPKVLNEASKKKVKGNGKDSGCVSDKNNSKTEVQMDDPSCPSKGDETKCAKSKKAGVLNGVKIPGEISKKRKPTISDEESWEKLKLKEKFKGDFTEEKNSKMQVLESSTISPVGNKKNGVKSEDPGGLIGFENDNNSAELKSDTGPRKNKKCTTQVLDKNFDMDIQLPQGTSLITVAGVDLPPQDVGHALQFLEFCAAFGLVFDMKKGQAESVIREIIRGRGRCRLQYSPLAQLHTQLLSLIQKDMGKKFPSLRTSDHTSWFRALGQCVSESQCALEEVPSIFFDKGVDAYNMLDSSTKLKLLNFLCDEALCTITLRSWIDKQNLEFVDSEKEAKEKILAARDKEKQLRQKMQDEVAKVITGRSGAPVSVSEHETLVAQMKREAAQAHADVLQAMGMLPKKRQRSDAVRTAPIVLDVNGHAFWRLRGYTSEPYILLQDIGTLDPVAPDEKWFAYDVEQKAHVEKYISSIRTKRLRIQKLSDSLPIASVETNS, from the exons ATGGCTGTTGCTTCAACTTCTGCTTCGAAAATGGAAGAAGGAAAGCAAACAACGGGCAATGGTGGAATTCGTGTCGTCGGACGAAGAATTTTTGATTCTGAAAGTGGACAAACTTGTCACcag TGCCGACAAAAAATAAAGGGTTTCTTGGCTCCATgcaagaaattgaaaaagaagaagcaatGTCCCATTAAGTATTGCTGTAAATGCTTATTAAACAG ATATGGAGAGAATGCAGAAGAAGTCGCATTGTTGGTCGATTGGAATTGTCCCAAGTGCAGAGACAATTGCAATTGTAGTCTCTGCAT GAAGAAAAAAGGTCACAAACCTACAGGTATTCTTGTGCACACAGCCAAAGCAACTGGGTATTCTTCTGTTTCAGAATTGCTTCAAGCTAAAGGGCCTGAAAGTTTTGGATATGAAAAGATTGGAAAAGATATAAGTGTTTCACCAAAGAAGCAAGTTGCTTCCAAGAAg GAGTCTATGGCCGCTTCACCGAGGAAGCTTGGGAAGGAAAATTCTTTTGATGGAGACTCTGATTCCAAGGTTGATTCTCAGAATTTGACATCATTTTCTAATGAAAACAAATCTAAGAAAATGAAACGAGAAGGATTGAAGGAATTGTATAATGGCAATGAAGATCATGAGCTatctttgaagaaaaatagtcCAAAAAAGCCTAAAGTCTTGAATGAAGcttcaaagaaaaaagtgaAGGGAAATGGAAAAGATAGTGGTTGTGTTTCAGATAAAAACAACTCTAAGACAGAAGTGCAAATGGATGATCCTTCCTGTCCCAGTAAAGGAGACGAAACTAAATGTGCAAAAAGCAAGAAGGCAGGAGTTCTAAATGGTGTTAAAATTCCTGGGGAAATTTCTAAGAAAAGGAAGCCCACAATTTCCGATGAAGAGTCCTGGGAAAAACTGAAGTTAAAGGAAAAATTTAAGGGTGATTTTACGGAGGAAAAGAATTCTAAGATGCAAGTTCTAGAAAGTAGCACCATATCTCCtgttggaaataaaaaaaatggtgtAAAAAGTGAGGATCCTGGAGGTTtaattggttttgaaaatgataacaACAGTGCTGAGCTCAAGTCAGATACAGGGcctagaaaaaataaaaagtgtaCTACACAAGTGTtggataaaaattttgacatggACATTCAATTGCCACAGGGCACCagtttaataactgttgcagGTGTTGACTTACCTCCCCAAGATGTTGGACATGCATTGCAATTCTTAGAGTTCTGTGCTGCTTTTGGATTG GTTTTTGATATGAAGAAAGGGCAAGCAGAATCTGTAATTAGAGAAATAATCCGTGGACGTGGAAGGTGCCGATTACAGTACTCTCCACTAGCCCAACTTCATACACAGTTGTTGTCTTTAATACAAAAGGATATGGGGAAAAA GTTTCCATCTTTAAGAACAAGTGACCACACTTCATGGTTCCGAGCTCTTGGCCAATGTGTGTCTGAATCCCAATGTGCACTGGAAGAAGttccttccattttttttGATAAGGGTGTGGATGCGTATAATATGTTAGACAGTTCTACAAAGCTTAAGCTTTTAAACTTCTTATGTGATGAAGCCCTTTGCACTAT AACATTGAGGAGTTGGATTGACAAACAAAATTTAGAGTTTGTTGATAGTGAGaaggaagcaaaagaaaagattctTGCTGCAAGGGATAAG GAAAAACAATTAAGGCAGAAAATGCAGGATGAGGTTGCCAAAGTCATTACTGGAAGAAGTGGTGCTCCTGTGTCAGTTTCTGAGCATGAGACTCTTGTTGCACAAATGAAAAGAGAAGCAGCTCAAGCTCATGCAGATGTGCTCCAGGCAATGGGCATGTTACCAAAGA AGAGACAAAGATCTGATGCTGTTAGAACGGCACCTATTGTATTGGATGTTAATGGTCATGCTTTCTGGAGATTGAGAGGGTATACCAGTGAACCGTATATTTTGCTGCAAG ATATTGGGACCTTGGATCCAGTAGCAcctgatgaaaaatggtttgCCTATGATGTTGAACAGAAAGCACATGTAGAGAAATACATTTCTTCTATAAG AACAAAAAGGCTTAGGATTCAGAAACTTTCAGATAGCCTTCCAATTGCTAGTGTTGAAACTAACTCGTAG
- the LOC18602085 gene encoding protein EARLY RESPONSIVE TO DEHYDRATION 15, protein MAAVVGARSSTLNPNAPIFIPAAFRQVEDFSPEWWELVKTSTWFRDYWLSEHQEEGFAADDEDDDVDVANLLPESFELGFDEELVDLDAQFEEFLESESREKTEAKKDRNGVGMNPKALIRSLSMPKSPRERGTRYFEKPAKYVSSSPKARCSPRRIQQPR, encoded by the exons ATGGCGGCGGTTGTCGGAGCAAGGTCGTCGACGTTGAATCCGAACGCGCCGATATTCATCCCAGCGGCGTTTCGTCAAGTCGAGGATTTCTCTCCGGAATGGTGGGAGCTAGTCAAGACGTCCACTTGGTTCCGTGATTACTGGCTCAGCGAGCATCAGGAGGAGGGTTTCGCGGCGGATGACGAAGACGACGACGTGGATGTAGCCAATTTGTTACCGGAATCTTTCGAGCTCGGGTTCGATGAAGAGTTGGTTGATCTTGATGCTCAGTTCGAGGAGTTCCTCGAATCCGAAAGTAGAGAAAAAACAGAAGCAAAGAAGGATCGAAACG GTGTTGGAATGAATCCCAAGGCTTTAATAAGGAGTTTGAGCATGCCTAAATCCCCGAGGGAGAGAGGTACGAGGTATTTCGAGAAGCCAGCGAAGTACGTAAGTTCCAGTCCCAAAGCCAGATGCAGTCCGCGACGAATCCAGCAACCTCGTTGA